The stretch of DNA CTTTATTTTGATCGATGTAAAAAAACTGTACAGAGAGGTTTTTTTTGCCAAATTTCATCAACAGCCGCTCTCACTGCACGTCGTGTTGCCTCTTGAATAAGTTCATTATTTTTTCGTTTCATGTGTGGGATGTTATAAACTGTATTTTCTACAGTATCTAAAAGAATGTCTTTCAAACTTTCCCCCTTTCCATTACTCTCAGGGAGTCCAAACATGCTTAGACCGATATCATCTAATAACTCATGTTTGCTATTCATATGGAGAGAAACAGCAACATGACCAGCATAACTTAATTTTCTACGTTCACGAATTCCTAGCTCATACTCATCTCCAAGAAGACAGCCATCCTTATAAATACGGACAACAGGCACTTGATCAATAACTTCTACAGGCGCTGGTGCAAGACGCAGCATATTACCATTTCTAATATCTCTAACAACTTTAATACCTGCTTGACGTGCTAAAGCGGCTTGAGCAGTAAGATGTATCGCCTCACCATGGACAGGAACAAGTATGTGTGGCTTTATCCAATCATACATCTGTAAAAGTTCTGAACGACGGGGATGACCTGAAACATGAACAAGTGCATCTTCATTCGTAATAACTTCAATACCCAAATCAATGAAACGATTTTGTACCTCAATAATCGCTTTTTCGTTTCCTGGAATACTTCGTGATGAATAAATAACAGTATCACCAGTGGAAAGCGCAATATTCCTCATTCCCTCCCGTGACAGTTTAGCCAAAGCAGCACATGGCTCACCTTGGCTCCCTGTGACAATTAAAACAAGTTCTTTTCGTGGGATGTAACCATAATCATCTTCCGTTACAAATGGCGCTAACCCATCCATATAACCAAGCTCTTGTGCAATCATAATACTTCGCTTAAGGGAGCGCCCAATGATAAGCACCTTACGCCCAGCAGCTTCAGCGGCAAGAGCAATAGAACGTATCCGACCAATATTAGAAGCAAAAGTTGCTATTGCAACACGCCCTTCAGCTTTCGAAATAATCTCAGAAAGACTGGTTTGAACCTGCTGCTCTGATGGAGATATACCATCCCGACACGCGTTTGTGGAATCACAAAGCAATGCTAAAACACCTTTATTGCCTAAAGCTCGAAATCTTTTTTCATCCGTTACAGCCCCAAGTGAAGGGGTATGATCAATTTTCCAATCACCAGTATGAACCACAGTCCCCAAAGACGTTGTAATGGCTAAAGATACAGATTCTGGTATCGAATGGTTAACAGCAATAGCTTCTATGGCAAAGGGACCAACCTGAAAACAATTGCCTGCTTGAAAAATATTGAATGACATTTTACGAGATTCAAAATCTGATTGCCTTTTACTTTCCAATAACCCTGCCGTAAAAGCTGTACAGTAAAGTGGAACTTGTAACTTTGGCCATAAATCGAGAACAGCCCCATAATGATCTTCATGTGCATGTGTTAAAACAAGACCACGTATATTGTGTTTTTCACTTTCTAGAAAACGAATATCAGGGAGAATAAGATCAACTCCTGGTAATTCAGAACCAGCAAAACTAACGCCCATATCAACAAGCAACCATTCACGAAGATTTTGGGAGCCAAATCCATAAGCCGCCAAATTCATTCCTATTTCACCTACACCTCCCAGAGGTAAAAAAACAAATTCACATCTATTGGTTGCAACCATAAACATCTCCCAAATCATTAAGATAATCTGATGATAAAATAATTTTTTAATAACGACCTGCATTAACAGAAGCAGCTGAACCAAAATGAACATCTCCAGCTGTTATAATAGCTGTCTGACCATTTTTTTGTTTTATGATGCAGTTAAAATCACAATCAAGACCATCAAAAATACCCTCAATGATTTTTTCATCATTTACTACTTTGACATGTTTTCCAAGGTGAGCAGAATATAAAAGCCATTTATTTCGGATTATTTCACATCCTTTGGGTTGTTTCCAAAGAAGGTAATTTCTAGAAAAAGATTCTGTCAAAACCGTAAATAACTGTTCTGCCTCAACATGCAAACCGATATTCTGTAAGCTGGAAGTGGGATAGGGTGCATCTTCATAATTATATTTCACATTTATTCCAATACCAATAACCAAAGCATATTGTTGTGATGGCAATTGTAAAATCTCGAGCAAAACTCCAGAGCTTTTCGCTCCTCTGAGCAAAATATCGTTGGGCCATTTTAAGCTCACAATATTGTTTGATTGCTTTTCATCTTTTATAAATTGTTTTATTGCCTCTGCCACACTTACTCCAGCAACAAAACCAAGCTGAGCAGCAGTTTGATGAACAATATCATCAATTAACAATAGACTAGAATAAAGGTTCCCTTTTGGACTAGACCAAGTCCTCCCTCTTCTCGCTCTTCCCTGTGATTGTTCTTGTGCAACAATCCAAAGATAACCTTGATGACCAGTTTGCGCTTTTCGTTGCGCAATGAGATTTGTGGAATCAACACTTTCGTACGATTCAACAGTGTATCCTTGTTTCTGTGCGAAATCTGATAAAATGTAAACCATATTCATTAAAACAATGCGGCTGCTGCTTTTTCTGCTAATTCAGCAAACCAAATTCCAAAAAAGGTGTAAAATAAAATAAATAATGCAGAAAGACCAAGACAAGACTGAAGCTCTGTTGATAAAACAACGAAATGCGCTTTTGCGTCATCAAACCACATAATTTTAATGACTCGTAAATAGTAAAAAGCTCCAATGACGGAGGCTATCATACCGACAATAGCAAGTGGCGTCAGACCTGCATGAACAGCAGCAGAAAATGTATACCACTTCCCAAAAAAACCAGCCATAGGTGGTATACTGGCTAAAGAGAAAAGCTGTATTGTCATGACAATAGCCATAAACGGATTTGTCTTTGCTAACCCTGAAAGATCATAAATATTTTCAACATTGCCACTCTTCGAGCGCATTCCAAGAATAAAAGCAAATGAGCCAAGAGTGACACCAAGATAAATGGTCATATAAAGAATAACACTTTTTATTCCTAGCATATCGCCAGCCGATAAACCAACAAGTGCATACCCCATATGACTGATCGACGAATAAGCCATTAAACGCTTAATATTATTTTGACCAATTGCAGCAAACGCACCAAGTATCATTGATGCAAGTGCCATGAAGATCAAAATTTGTTGCCATGCTGGCATCGCACTATCAACATGCCCTAGGGGAATGAAGGTCATCACAATAATACGGATGATTAAGGCCATTGCAGCGACTTTAGGCGCTCCAGCAAAAAATGCTGTAATCGGTGTTGGGGCACCTTCGTAAACATCAGGTGTCCACATATGAAATGGAACAGCAGAAATTTTGAAAGCCAAACCAGCTAAAATAAAAACAATTCCAAAAATAACCCCTAATTGTAAATTTTCACCTTTTAAAGCAAGAGCAATTTCGTGAAAACCAATTTGACCGGTAAAACCATAAAGCAAAGAAATACCATAAAGCAGTAACCCTGAAGATAATGCTCCTAAAACAAAATATTTTATACCAGCTTCAGAAGATTTTACATTATTACGATTAATCGCTGCTAAAACATATAAAGCTAAAGATTGTAGTTCTAACCCCATATAAAGCGATAGCATATTACCTGCTGAAATCATAAACATCATGCCAAGAGTTGCTAAAAGAACAAGCACTGGAAATTCAAATATATTAAACTTTTGCGCATTGGTGAAACCAACAGATATAATAAGAGAAAAGAGTGCACCAATGAGCATTAAAATTTTCATATAACGACCAAAGGAATCAATAATGAGGGCATTGGTTTGAAATAAACCACTTTTCGGAAAAACAATGAGAATAATAATGGTTGCCACAAGAAGAGCGATGGCTAAACCTGTCACTGTTAAAGAAGCACGTGCATTGGAATAAACACCAATCACAAGTAACATGATTGCTCCTAATGCAATTAAAACCTCCGGAAGAATTAAGACTAATTGTGTTATTATTTCACTTTGCATAAGAATTCTTCCCTTATCTAGTGTAGTTTATTGATGAGGGCTTCTACGGAAAACGCCGTCACTTTAAGAAGTGGCGTTGGATAGATACCAAAGAATATTATAAGAATAACCATCGGATAAAGAATAAATTTTTCCCTTGAAGAGAGATCTATCAGTACTTTTAAATTTTCTTTATCCAAGGAGCCAAAAACCACGCGCCGATAAAGATAAAGAGCATAAGCTGCTGACAAGATAACGCCTGTTGTCGCTAAAACAACAATCAATTTATTCACTTGAAAAACACCTATTAAGGTTAAAAATTCACCCAAAAATCCTGAAGTTCCAGGGAGTCCAACATTTGCCATGGTGAAAATCAAGAACACAACAGCATATTTAGGCATATTATTTACTAAACCACCAAATGCTGAAATTTCACGCGTATGCAAGCGATCATAGATCACCCCAACACAAAGAAATAAAGCTGCGGAAACAATTCCGTGCGACAGCATTTGATAAATCGCCCCTTGTATCCCCTGTTCATTCGCAGCAAAAATACCCATCGTTACATATCCCATATGCGCTATTGAGGAATATGCAATAAGTTTTTTGATGTCACTTTGAACAAGTGCAACCAATGAGGTATAAATAATAGCGATAAGCGATAATGTAAAAACAAAAGGTGCAAAATCTGCTGAAGCGATAGGAAACATAGGTAAAGAAAAACGAAGAAAACCATACCCACCTAATTTAAGTAAGACACCGGCTAAAATAACAGAACCTGCTGTCGGTGCCTCCACGTGCGCATCAGGAAGCCAAGTATGAACTGGCCACATTGGCATTTTAACAGCAAAAGAAGCAAAAAACGCAAGCCATAACCACATTTGCATATGAGCAGGAAACTGATAATTGAGTAAAGTTGGTATATCAAGTGTTCCAGCTTGCCAATACATAGCCATAAGAGCAACCAGCATAAGTACTGACCCCAGTAAAGTATATAAGAAAAACTTGATACTTGCATAAACACGACGCGCTCCACCCCACACCCCTATAATGATAAACATTGGAATGAGGCTACCTTCAAAAAAAACATAAAATAATATTGCGTCAAGAGCACAAAAGACTCCAATAATTGCAACTTCAAGAAGAAGAAAAGCAATCATATAAGCTTTTAATCTCTCTTTAACATTCTCCCAACTCGCTAAAATACAGAAAGGCAAAAGAAAAGCCGAGAGAACAATAAAAAGGATAGAAATGCCATCAACCCCCATATGATAGCTAATGCCATTCCCTAGCCAATTGAATTTTTCAACCATTTGAAAATTTGGATTGGTAGAATCAAACCCTATCCAAATAATTAAAGAGATAATAAAAACAAATATCGTCGTAAAAAATGCGACATTCCGTATATTATGGCGCGCAACTTCACTATCATCTTTGATGAACAAAATCAGAAGCACACCAACAAGCGGCAAAAATGTAACCGTAGAAAGAATAGGCCAATCAATCATTGGTTTGCGCCCCCGATCATCATCCATGTAATGAGCAATGCAATGCCTATAAGCATTGCAAATGCATAGTGATAAAGATAGCCCGTCTGTATTCGAACAACTCTGTTTGTAATATCAATAACACGTGCTGCAATACCATTCGGACCTAGACCATCAATAATTTTACCGTCTCCTACTTTCCAAAGAAAGGAACCAATTCTAAAGGTCGGACGAACAAATAAAAAGTTATACAATTGATCGAAATACCATTTTTGGTAAAGAAAGTGATACACTCCCGGCATAATACGAGCCACTTTCTTGGGAAGAGATGGAAAAGAGATATAAAATAAGTAGGCGAACATGAACCCAAGAACCATTGCTATAAATGGTGACCATTTCACCCAATTAAAGACATGGTGAGCATCATGAAGAATATGATTGTGGCTGCTTGTAAACAATGCTCCCTTCCAAAAAGCATCATAGAGGTCACCAAAAAAGTAAGGTTGGAAAACGACACCAGCAAATATTGCTCCAATCGATAAAATAAAGAGTGGAATTAACATCACTGGAGGCGATTCATGAACATGATGCATAACATCAGCAGTTGCCCGTGGTTTTCCATGAAATGTCATAAAGATAAGCCGCCATGAATAAAAGCTCGTCAATAAAGCAGCAAAAACAAGAAGATAAAAAGCATATCCTGAAGCAATATTATGGGATGCAAAAGCAGACTCTATAATTGCATCTTTTGAGAAAAAACCAGCCGTCCCGAAAAGTGTTCCTGGTATTCCAACACCGGTCAATGCAATGGTCCCGACCATCATCATCCAATACGTGACCTTTATATGCTTGCGTAACCCACCCATTTTTCGCATATCTTGTTCATCAGATACAGCATGAATGACAGAGCCCGCACCAAGAAACAGTAAGGCTTTAAAAAAAGCATGGGTAAAAAGATGAAAGACAGCAGCACCATAAGCCCCAATACCTAATGCCACAAACATATACCCAAGTTGAGAACATGTAGAATAAGCAATAACACGTTTAATATCATTCTGCACCAACCCCACAGTTGCTGCAAAAAATGCCGTTGTAGCTCCAACAATAATAATCACGGTCAAAGCAATTGAAGATAGTTCAAAAATTGGCGACATACGCGCAACCATAAAAACACCTGCCGTTACCATTGTAGCGGCATGAATAAGCGCTGATACAGGGGTTGGTCCCTCCATCGCATCAGGAAGCCAAGTATGTAAAAGAAATTGTGCTGATTTTCCCATCGCACCAATAAATAATAAAAGACATGTAATGGTAAGTGCCGCCTGTCCATCAAGCTGCCAACCTAAAAATGTCATATTTTGTATAAAGCTACTGTCTGCAGCTTTTGCAAAAATAGAGGCAAAATCAACCGATTGGAATAAAACAAAAATACTAAATATTCCTAAGAGAAAACCAAAATCTCCAACACGATTGACCACAAAAGCTTTCATTGCAGCCTTATTCGCAGAATCGCGCTGAAACCAAAAACCTATAAGCAAATAAGAAGCAAGTCCTACACCTTCCCAGCCAAAAAACATCTGAATCAAATTATTGGATGTCACCAACATAAGCATCATAAATGTAAACAAAGAAAGATAAGAAAAAAAACGGGACCTTGAAGGATCATGGTGCATATAACCAATTGAATAAATATGCACCAATGCCGAAACACTGTTTACAACAATAAGCATGACAGCTGTTAATGTATCAATATGGAAAGCCCAATTAAAACTTAAATTACCAACAGCGAGCCAATGTAATACTAATACATCAATTGCTGGAGTATGACCAAGTGCAAGATTGAAAAATGCTATCCACGACAATATGGCAACAATCACCATAAAGCTACATGTTATCAATTCACTCGCACGATCTCCTATCGTTTTTCCGCCTAGCGCGGCAATGAGAAAACCCAAAAGCGGAAGAAAGACAATCGTATAATACATCACTGGTTAGCCTTTCATTACGTTAACATCTTCAACTGCAATGGAACCACGATTACGGAAAAAAACGACAAGAATTGCTAAACCAATAGCCGCTTCAGCAGCTGCTACGGTTAAAACAAATAAAGCGAATATCTGACCAACGAGATCATGAAGAAATGCTGAAAATGCAACAAAATTAATATTAACTGAGAGTAATATAAGCTCAATGGACATCAAGATAATAATCACATTTTTTCTGTTGAGAAAAATTCCAGCAATACCAATTGTAAACATCAAAGCAGAAACAGTGAGATAATGCGTAATATCAATATACATATCTATAGCCCCCCTTAAATACCTTTACCTGATTCAACTTGCTTGATTTCAATAGCACTTTCTACCGTTCTAGAAACTTGCTTCGCAATAGATTGTCGCTTTACGCCTGATTTATGACGAAGTGTTAAAACAATAGCACCAATCATTGCAACCAATAAAATTATCCCAGCAATTTGAAAATAAAAAACATAATCCGTATAGAGAATATCCCCTAATGCCTGTGTGTTTGTTCGCTGCCCTAAGTCAGGCATTGGTTGCGTAACATGTGTTCTTAAGACTGGAGAAAAATGGCTACTCACAAAAACAATAATCAACTCGATAGCAATAATAACGCCGATAAGAGCTCCAATAGGTGCATATCGAAGAGTCCCACTCTTTAACTCAGCAAAATCAACATCCAGCATCATAACGACAAATAAAAATAAAACAGCGACAGCTCCAACATAAACAACAAGCAGAATAAACCCCAAAAACTCTGCTCCTGCAAGCAAAAATAAAGCCGCTGCATTAAAAAATGCAAGGATTAAAAACAAAACAGAATGCACAGGATTGCGTGCTGTAATAACAATCACTGCACTTGTTAGCATAATAAAAGCAAACAAATAGAAAAATGCCGCCGCTAGATCTGTTAGCATAGGCTTCTCCTTAATTATCCAAACAATTGGTACAAAACTTTCATACCAGATTACAATTTATCGGAAAATTATCCGACACCTCATTTAACGATACACTTAACGATAAGGCGCATCCATCAATATATTTCGAGCA from Bartonella tribocorum CIP 105476 encodes:
- a CDS encoding ribonuclease J, translating into MVATNRCEFVFLPLGGVGEIGMNLAAYGFGSQNLREWLLVDMGVSFAGSELPGVDLILPDIRFLESEKHNIRGLVLTHAHEDHYGAVLDLWPKLQVPLYCTAFTAGLLESKRQSDFESRKMSFNIFQAGNCFQVGPFAIEAIAVNHSIPESVSLAITTSLGTVVHTGDWKIDHTPSLGAVTDEKRFRALGNKGVLALLCDSTNACRDGISPSEQQVQTSLSEIISKAEGRVAIATFASNIGRIRSIALAAEAAGRKVLIIGRSLKRSIMIAQELGYMDGLAPFVTEDDYGYIPRKELVLIVTGSQGEPCAALAKLSREGMRNIALSTGDTVIYSSRSIPGNEKAIIEVQNRFIDLGIEVITNEDALVHVSGHPRRSELLQMYDWIKPHILVPVHGEAIHLTAQAALARQAGIKVVRDIRNGNMLRLAPAPVEVIDQVPVVRIYKDGCLLGDEYELGIRERRKLSYAGHVAVSLHMNSKHELLDDIGLSMFGLPESNGKGESLKDILLDTVENTVYNIPHMKRKNNELIQEATRRAVRAAVDEIWQKKPLCTVFLHRSK
- a CDS encoding NADH-quinone oxidoreductase subunit M, producing MIDWPILSTVTFLPLVGVLLILFIKDDSEVARHNIRNVAFFTTIFVFIISLIIWIGFDSTNPNFQMVEKFNWLGNGISYHMGVDGISILFIVLSAFLLPFCILASWENVKERLKAYMIAFLLLEVAIIGVFCALDAILFYVFFEGSLIPMFIIIGVWGGARRVYASIKFFLYTLLGSVLMLVALMAMYWQAGTLDIPTLLNYQFPAHMQMWLWLAFFASFAVKMPMWPVHTWLPDAHVEAPTAGSVILAGVLLKLGGYGFLRFSLPMFPIASADFAPFVFTLSLIAIIYTSLVALVQSDIKKLIAYSSIAHMGYVTMGIFAANEQGIQGAIYQMLSHGIVSAALFLCVGVIYDRLHTREISAFGGLVNNMPKYAVVFLIFTMANVGLPGTSGFLGEFLTLIGVFQVNKLIVVLATTGVILSAAYALYLYRRVVFGSLDKENLKVLIDLSSREKFILYPMVILIIFFGIYPTPLLKVTAFSVEALINKLH
- a CDS encoding biotin--[acetyl-CoA-carboxylase] ligase, which encodes MNMVYILSDFAQKQGYTVESYESVDSTNLIAQRKAQTGHQGYLWIVAQEQSQGRARRGRTWSSPKGNLYSSLLLIDDIVHQTAAQLGFVAGVSVAEAIKQFIKDEKQSNNIVSLKWPNDILLRGAKSSGVLLEILQLPSQQYALVIGIGINVKYNYEDAPYPTSSLQNIGLHVEAEQLFTVLTESFSRNYLLWKQPKGCEIIRNKWLLYSAHLGKHVKVVNDEKIIEGIFDGLDCDFNCIIKQKNGQTAIITAGDVHFGSAASVNAGRY
- a CDS encoding NADH-quinone oxidoreductase subunit J, coding for MLTDLAAAFFYLFAFIMLTSAVIVITARNPVHSVLFLILAFFNAAALFLLAGAEFLGFILLVVYVGAVAVLFLFVVMMLDVDFAELKSGTLRYAPIGALIGVIIAIELIIVFVSSHFSPVLRTHVTQPMPDLGQRTNTQALGDILYTDYVFYFQIAGIILLVAMIGAIVLTLRHKSGVKRQSIAKQVSRTVESAIEIKQVESGKGI
- the nuoK gene encoding NADH-quinone oxidoreductase subunit NuoK, giving the protein MYIDITHYLTVSALMFTIGIAGIFLNRKNVIIILMSIELILLSVNINFVAFSAFLHDLVGQIFALFVLTVAAAEAAIGLAILVVFFRNRGSIAVEDVNVMKG
- the nuoL gene encoding NADH-quinone oxidoreductase subunit L, with the translated sequence MYYTIVFLPLLGFLIAALGGKTIGDRASELITCSFMVIVAILSWIAFFNLALGHTPAIDVLVLHWLAVGNLSFNWAFHIDTLTAVMLIVVNSVSALVHIYSIGYMHHDPSRSRFFSYLSLFTFMMLMLVTSNNLIQMFFGWEGVGLASYLLIGFWFQRDSANKAAMKAFVVNRVGDFGFLLGIFSIFVLFQSVDFASIFAKAADSSFIQNMTFLGWQLDGQAALTITCLLLFIGAMGKSAQFLLHTWLPDAMEGPTPVSALIHAATMVTAGVFMVARMSPIFELSSIALTVIIIVGATTAFFAATVGLVQNDIKRVIAYSTCSQLGYMFVALGIGAYGAAVFHLFTHAFFKALLFLGAGSVIHAVSDEQDMRKMGGLRKHIKVTYWMMMVGTIALTGVGIPGTLFGTAGFFSKDAIIESAFASHNIASGYAFYLLVFAALLTSFYSWRLIFMTFHGKPRATADVMHHVHESPPVMLIPLFILSIGAIFAGVVFQPYFFGDLYDAFWKGALFTSSHNHILHDAHHVFNWVKWSPFIAMVLGFMFAYLFYISFPSLPKKVARIMPGVYHFLYQKWYFDQLYNFLFVRPTFRIGSFLWKVGDGKIIDGLGPNGIAARVIDITNRVVRIQTGYLYHYAFAMLIGIALLITWMMIGGANQ
- the nuoN gene encoding NADH-quinone oxidoreductase subunit NuoN; this encodes MQSEIITQLVLILPEVLIALGAIMLLVIGVYSNARASLTVTGLAIALLVATIIILIVFPKSGLFQTNALIIDSFGRYMKILMLIGALFSLIISVGFTNAQKFNIFEFPVLVLLATLGMMFMISAGNMLSLYMGLELQSLALYVLAAINRNNVKSSEAGIKYFVLGALSSGLLLYGISLLYGFTGQIGFHEIALALKGENLQLGVIFGIVFILAGLAFKISAVPFHMWTPDVYEGAPTPITAFFAGAPKVAAMALIIRIIVMTFIPLGHVDSAMPAWQQILIFMALASMILGAFAAIGQNNIKRLMAYSSISHMGYALVGLSAGDMLGIKSVILYMTIYLGVTLGSFAFILGMRSKSGNVENIYDLSGLAKTNPFMAIVMTIQLFSLASIPPMAGFFGKWYTFSAAVHAGLTPLAIVGMIASVIGAFYYLRVIKIMWFDDAKAHFVVLSTELQSCLGLSALFILFYTFFGIWFAELAEKAAAALF